From the genome of Monomorium pharaonis isolate MP-MQ-018 chromosome 2, ASM1337386v2, whole genome shotgun sequence, one region includes:
- the LOC105836686 gene encoding KH domain-containing, RNA-binding, signal transduction-associated protein 2 isoform X3 — protein MDMDRSSNGEYKYQREEDADEKPRMLDEGDDKDPQVDKAGEYMQELLQEKVELDGQKWPNAVRLLDQEIQKTETMRRPMRESKYVDIYREKPVRVSVKVLVPVREHPKFNFVGKLLGPKGNSMKRLQEETMCKMAVLGRGSMKDKQKEEELRASLNLKYAHLADDLHVEITALAPPAEAYARIAFALAEVRKYLIPDNNDNIRQEQMREMEMSGSDENVSNDRRGPSMRGPSNLGNVPRPVGRQTLPRMGSRGVLPPPVNRGPPTRPAPNKSKVFSILDRARAAMDQSYNFDTQTPPPTNRAASHHDYDYHGSSGSNARYGDRHYTSNSGYTTYEYDDDSAPHSSRDYYESSDYPGG, from the exons ATGGACATGGACAGATCGAGCAACGGCGAGTACAAGTATCAGAGAGAGGAGGATGCCGACGAGAAACCCAGAATGCTGGACGAGGGTGACGACAAGGACCCTCAGGTCGACAAAGCCGGCGAGTATATGCAGGAGCTCTTGCAGGAGAAGGTCGAGCTAGACGGTCAGAAATGGCCCAACGCTGTACGATTACTGGATCAGG aaattcaaaaaacgGAGACTATGCGCAGACCAATGAGAGAGTCAAAATATGTGGACATTTATCGTGAAAAACCAGTTCGTGTTTCTGTCAAAGTTCTGGTACCTGTTCGTGAACATCCCAAG tttaattttgtaGGAAAATTGTTGGGGCCGAAAGGCAATTCTATGAAGCGCTTGCAAGAAGAAACAATGTGCAAGATGGCAGTATTAGGTAGAGGATCGATGAAAGATAAGCAAAAA GAAGAAGAACTTCGTGCTTCCTTGAATTTGAAATATGCACATCTTGCCGATGATCTACACGTAGAGATTACAGCTCTTGCCCCACCAGCGGAAGCTTATGCACGTATTGCTTTCGCTCTCGCCGAAGTGCGGAAATACTTGATTCCTGACAACAATGATAATATACGTCAAGAACAAATGCGCGAAATGGAGATGAGCGGATCCGATGAAAATGTTTCGAATGATCGGAGAGGACCTTCGATGAGAGGACCTTCGAATCTTGGTAATGTACCAAGACCCGTTGGGAGGCAGACATTACCTAGAATGGGATCTAGAG gTGTTCTTCCTCCACCTGTAAATCGTGGGCCACCCACTAGACCAGCACCAAACAAATCGAAGGTATTCTCGATCTTAGATCGTGCAAGAGCTGCTATGGATCAAAGTTACAA CTTTGATACTCAGACTCCTCCACCAACAAACCGTGCTGCATCGCATCATGATTATGATTATCACGGATCATCTGGTAGTAACGCTCGATATGGTGATCGTCA